Within Spinacia oleracea cultivar Varoflay chromosome 4, BTI_SOV_V1, whole genome shotgun sequence, the genomic segment TTTATCAGAAGCTGACTGGAAAGTTCTTATAAAACTAGCTAGTGTCTAATAAGACCTTTCTACCACCACCAACGCGGTGTAAAGAAAATGTAACTTGTATGGAAACTACAGTAAAAAAATAAGCGAAAATGCAACTTGTGGCTAATTAAGTATTACTACTATAGTAGTCAGTACTCAGTAGTAGTGATAATGTACTTATTGAACGTTCTTCTCGAGTTGTACATTTTTAAATAGAATTGCAACATGTGATGCATGACACGTCTTCTAACCTTTAGTGTTGATTAATCCTTTGATTCAGATGTTGCCAATGCGGAGATGACGAGCCTGCAGTAGTGCAGTTTTATGTTCCATATGAAGCAGAAATCAGTACCCATATTTCCTCAGAAGAACCTTCATGTCAGCATAGCTTCGTTGCTTTGAAAATTTCTCACTTGTAATGTAAGTCTTATAGATTGAATTTTCTTTCATAATTTACTTAGTATTCTGATCAGAGATAAGGAAATTAGTTATGGAAAAAACTTGAAAAGATAGCTTCAGAACTATCATATTACCTTCTAATTACTTGCTACATTGATTAGGTgttagtgaattcaagaacataATGGAACGAACCCATCCCTGGCCTGTTTTCGGGATGGTATATTAGTAAATTTTATAGCATTTAGTATCCTCTGATAATTTTTATTGATTGGACTGTATTTCCCTGTGGTGATAGATCATACCTTGATCCATCCTTCTTCAATATATACACATACCCAGAATTATTGTAGACCAATCTCTGACCTGAAATTTCCGGGTTTGCTGGGTCATTAGTGCCACTACTGTAGTAAGCACCATAGGCATAACCAGTTGTTAGGTCCCTGGAATTGATCGGGAACGAGGTTTAGATCAGGAATCAAACGTAACTAGAACTTCCCCAGTGGATtatggaccgtggtgcacaATGAGCATGGTGCACCTAAAAACATATGTGCACATGTAAAAGATATCTTAACTTGTGTCCTTGGTTGTTTAATACTTCATATGTGTTGCTTGGATTCTACGTGATTGCCATACCGGGAGGATATCTTATCCATGTAGCCGACTTCATCCTTTTGGGCTAAAGACTatgatattgttgttgttgttgtcgttgTTGTCGTATCAGTTTGATTCATGGGGTTTTCATTTTCCCAATCTTTAGATCAATACATTAGTACTTTGTTCGACTACTTTGCTGATTAACTGTGTGATTTAGATTATAGACAAAGTCCATTGATATCTGTCATCCTTCTGAGTAACAAGAGGTTGTATAACAAAGAGGCTATATTTTGGATTCCATCATTGCGTACTTCCTGCAACTTTTCTCTATTGAGTCCTTAATTATCTATCACTGGACTGCAGCGAGTTCATATTTTCACATTTCTGTCACAGTAAAAGTACATTTGTAAATGAAGACGGTATATATGTTAAAGCTTATTTGTATGCCCCCCATTCTAAAAGCCTCTCCATTTGGATACATCAGCTAGTTCGAATGTTTTAGTCTTTTGAGCATATGGATGTATGATATGTATGCTAAGTCCTAAGTCCTAACTTTCTGTGTTGATCGTTCCTGTGGTTCAGATTGTGCGAATGAGGAAATGCCTAGCATGTGAACGTGTGTGCCTCCATCAACATGTAAAGAGAACCTTCATGCTTGTACAATTTCGTTGAAAGTTCTGCCTCCTGTAAGTGCTACCATGTCAATTTCTTTTATGATCTTTGTTCGTTTTATTACAAATATGGTGTATAACTGTATATGCCATTTTATGATAAGATGAAGATTGAAGACAGTAGTTAATGGCAGAGAAATTGTAAGAGAACTTCGATGCCGATCATAGTTTCCGAAATAGATCATTAACTCCTACATCTGCAGCATTGCTACAAATATAGGGATACTTAAGGTATATCCTTCCATGCCTTAAAAATTCTGCCCATTAGGTCGGGCCAAACTTTGGGCCGAAGTTttctgcccaaaacccgctatttcgggaCATTTTCTGGCcaggccaaatttataactaaaatttcaattttgaattgcccaaaagtccaaaacccaccaaaaagttttaaaattggGTTGGACTGGGCCGGGTCAGGTCAAACTTTGGGGTGAACTTTTCTGCCAAAACCCGCTATTCGGGCCAAAAATAGTGGGCTTTCGGGCAATTTTTGCCAAATTTATATTTTGAGTAGCCCAAAAGGCCAAAACCACCAAAAAATTTACAATCGGATTGGGCCCAAATAACGGGCCTAACATGTCTGCACAAAGCCCGCTAATTTTTAGGCCAGGCTAGTGGGCCGGGCTCATGATGATCGGGTCTAAGCTTAAGGCTCTGTtttattcaccttatttccacatATTGCAGTAAAAATAAGATGAGATAAGTTcatttaagttcagataagataagttcggaaaaacaagggttgaccaagtacaatttataactaaaagttctaataagttcagataaagttcagttaagttcagataagataagttcagaaataagtgaaaatcaggtgaataaaaCGCACCCTAAGTTGTTGGAATTAGGTTTCTGTGAAGATACTCTTAGTAAGCTTGCTAATAAAATCGCAAAGAAAATTTATGTCTACAGACATTATTCATAATAACACCAACAGTTGAAATTACCGGGTTAATAAGATTTGATTTACATTTCGGTTTTCTTTAGGTGCTAGTCCCTACAGAGGCTGATGGCTATACTACCAGCTTATCACTAatgtaaaaataaaatgaaacagAATATAGTATACTACTTTATCTGGGCAGGTTTAATATTGAGTAGTAACTGAAAATGAGGATGGGCAAGGAAGATTATCAGGAACTTCAGCAAGACCTTCTAACATCTGTGTGACTGTTCGCATTGTTGGTCGAACACTTGGGTCTTCTTGAATACACCAAAGAGCAACCATTACAAACTTCTTCAGTCTAATCATGTCAGTAATTGCCTCCATGTCATCATTAACAAGTGAATTTAATCTATTTGATTGATAGCAATCAAATGCCCAATCTGTCAAAATTGCTCCTTCCCCTTCAAAGAGATCCATGCATACACTCTTTCTACAACATATGATCTCCAATAGTAGAACCCCAAAGCTATAGACATCTACCTTCACTGTGACCGGCTTGTTTCTGAACCATTCAGGGGCAACATAACCTTTGGTTCCTCGAACTGCAGTATTTGTTTGGGTTTGATTTAGAATCAAAAGCTTAGCCAAACCAAAATCAGAAATCCGAGCATTTTGATATTCATCTAAAAGTATGTTTTGGGGCTTTATATCACAATGAATGATCTGAGTGCTGCACTCCTCATGCAAGTATAATAGCCCCTTTGCTGTCCCCTGAGCAATTAGGACTCTTTCAATCCAGCTTGGTTTGGAGTCGCGAAAAATGTAGTCTGCTAAGCTACCATTGCTCATATATTCATAAACTAACAGCCTTTGGTCTTCCTCCTTGCAAAACCCTACAAGCTGAACTAGATTCTTGTGATGTGTTTGGCCAATCACATTCACTTCAGTTTTGAACTCCTTATCTGTATCACCTGATATTCGATCTAACTTCTTAACAGCAACAAAAGTTGAAAGACCTCCTCCACTGATCATGCCCTTGTAAACTATACCAAAAGATCCTCTTCCCAACTCTTCCTGGAACCCATTTGTAGCCTCATTGAGCTCTTGGTAGCTGAAATAATGGACCTTACTGTACGCCCTCAATGTTTTCCTCTGGACCTCATCAAAGCCTTTCAGTTGCTTCTTATGATAAGTGAAGAAAATTCCGAGACCAATTGCAGTTAGGAGCAGTATATTAACAGATACAGAGCCACCGATCAGAACTTTGTTTAGAGCTTTCGTTTTGTTTTTTGCTGTCAAAGGAGGGAAGTTAACATAAGGATTGAGTGGGTCATTGGAAATGTTAGCTTTCCTTACCTTTATCCAAAAACCATCGGTTACTGAACTGTCTGTTCTTCCATTAAAAAGTGGTGCCTTCTTCTTCCAACAACCAGAATTATCACCAAATAGCTGGAAAGAGGCAGCAGCGCAGTAGCAGTCTTTCAGACAAGCATTCTTGCAATCCTCTTCATTGTTAGAACTAACCCTTTCATAATCATTGTATGTAAAATCAGTATTTGTAAGCCGTACTAAGTTGTACTCATCCTTCATGGATATCTCTGCAGCATTTCCTTCACAACTCTGTAGCTTGAAATTGGGTTTACACCTCCCGAATTGATCATCTGGATCAAGGCGGGAGTAACCTAGTGGGCACGTACATACGGGCCTTTTATCAGCATTAAGGCTGCAAATGCTGTTAGACCCACAAATTCCGGTGCCTAAATTTCGCATGGCCCTTTCGATACACATATTGCGAGGTGTTATCTGAAACAAGGACCAACCATCAGTGACTGATGTTTTTGGGGCAGAATACAACATTAGAATGCCGTCAAAGGCCAAGATAAATCTCTGATAATAATCTTTTGAGGGTGTGTAATTCTCAGGTAACATATTATACATCGACCCATCTTTTCTCAATATGTACATATACCCTGACTCATTGTACACGAATCTCTGGGTATGACCTGCATTTGAAATGTCACTAATATGATAGGCTTCATAGGCATAGCCTGTTGTTAGGTCTGTGGCATTGAGAGCCATGGTTCCATCAGAGGTCAGACGGTACTGGAACCTTCCTGTTGTGAAATTAGTCTCTGATAGTCGAGAACTAATCGCCTCATTACTTCCCAATGACATACCAGGCAGCAAGGTGTCTGTGGGATGGTCAAAGCTCTGCCAAACTGGATTGTCATTGCTGCTTCTTTTTAGGGCGAAATTACCAGTATCGTTTATGAAACCATAGCTCACCCCACCACCAACACCGCTTAGCTCGTTAGAGGTGTTCCATAAGTTGTTTCCTTGAGGGTCACTGAGAACTAATCCCTCATTAGCAGTTATCTGTACTGATGATCCTTGGGGAACAGGATTGCCCTCATTAGCGCTCCAGACTACGGTGTCTGGAATCTTGGCAAACCAGATGGAGAGCAAAAAGAGATTTCTGGTGTTAGGAAGTTGATGAAAGCCAAAGGCAAAATCGCCGGAAGGTGAAAGCCATGATGAGCCATTGGTGGCGGCTACAAGAGATCGGCCAACTGGTATATTACCAGTATTTTGTGCAGCAGTAGGTGATAAAAGTAGGACTGTTTGTGTTAAGAAGAAGATTATATAAGAAAGAAGACATGCCATTGCAAGAAGAGTGAATAGGTGATGAGATTACAGGAGTTCAAGACTAGCACTATAAAGCtagtgattttttttgtttttattagcAATAATAGTAAGACATGGAAGTTTGAAGTCAACTAAAGTCAATGATCtggttttgtttgttttattagTGAGAACTCTATTAAGAAATGTCAGGGAACACAAAGTTGACCAAATCTGTTTGAATTATAGCTGTTTCCACATTCTGTTTGTTTTGACGGAAAACATTTTCCATATTCAATGAAGAATTTTTTTCTAAATCTGGAAAGTAGATTTTCAATGGCGGAAAACTTTAGTGTTAATCTATCAAGGTCCTTCTAGTTCGTTCTCTGCGTAACATAATATACGAGAAAATGTAAGTTGTGGTCCGTTGTGGCCCGGCTGCTGTCCAATTTGGCCACTGTGTACTAGTCAATTGTAATAATACATGTGTTAGTTGAACTTTCTCTTTTGTTATACCCTTTCATGAAGTGTTATTTGATATGACTGTATGATGGATAAGGAGACTAGTCCTGGAAAAATGATTGGTTTATACTTTATACATTACGTGTTAAGTTTGTCGAATTGCAGTACGGTCTATAATGGTGTCCTTATACGTCCCTCATAGAAGGATCTATCTTTAGTTTGCTGGTTTATTTTATCAGAAGCTGACTGGAAAGTTCTTATAAAACTAGCTAGTGTCTAATAAGACCTTTCTACCACCACCAACGCGGTGTAAAGAAAATGTAACTTGTATGGAAACTACAGTAAAAAAATAAGCGAAAATGCAACTTGTGGCTAATTAAGTATTACTACTATAGTAGTCAGTACTCAGTAGTAGTGATAATGTACTTATTGAACGTTCTTCTCGAGTTGTACATTTTTAAATAGAATTGCAACATGTGATGCATGACACGTCTTCTAACCTTTAGTGTTGATTAATCCTTTGATTCAGATGTTGCCAATGCGGAGATGACGAGCCTGCAGTAGTGCAGTTTTATGTTCCATATGAAGCAGAAATCAGTACCCATATTTCCTCAGAAGAACCTTCATGTCAGCATAGCTTCGTTGCTTTGAAAATTTCTCACTTGTAATGTAAGTCTTATAGATTGAATTTTCTTTCATAATTTACTTAGTATTCTGATCAGAGATAAGGAAATTAGTTATGGAAAAAACTTGAAAAGATAGCTTCAGAACTATCATATTACCTTCTAATTACTTGCTACATTGATTAGGTgttagtgaattcaagaacataATGGAACGAACCCATCCCTGGCCTGTTTTCGGGATGGTATATTAGTAAATTTTATAGCATTTAGTATCCTCTGATAATTTTTATTGATTGGACTGTATTTCCCTGTGGTGATAGATCATACCTTGATCCATCCTTCTTCAATATATACACATACCCAGAATTATTGTAGACCAATCTCTGACCTGAAATTTCCGGGTTTGCTGGGTCATTAGTGCCACTACTGTAGTAAGCACCATAGGCATAACCAGTTGTTAGGTCCCTGGAATTGATCGGGAACGAGGTTTAGATCAGGAATCAAACGTAACTAGAACTTCCCCAGTGGATtatggaccgtggtgcacaATGAGCATGGTGCACCTAAAAAACATATGTGCACATGTAAAAGATATCTTAACTTGTGTCCTTGGTTGTTTAATACTTCATATGTGTTGCTTGGATTCTACGTGATTGCCATATCGGGAGGATATCTTATCCATGTAGCCGACTTCATCCTTTTGGGCTAAAGACTatgatattgttgttgttgttgtcgttgTTGTCGTATCAGTTTGATTCATGGGGTTTTCATTTTCCCAATCTTTAGATCAATACATTAGTACTTTGTTCGACTACTTTGCTGATTAACTGTGTGATTTAGATTATAGACAAAGTCCATTGATATCTGTCATCCTTCTGAGTAACAAGAGGTTGTATAACAAAGAGGCTATAT encodes:
- the LOC130472475 gene encoding G-type lectin S-receptor-like serine/threonine-protein kinase RLK1 → MACLLSYIIFFLTQTVLLLSPTAAQNTGNIPVGRSLVAATNGSSWLSPSGDFAFGFHQLPNTRNLFLLSIWFAKIPDTVVWSANEGNPVPQGSSVQITANEGLVLSDPQGNNLWNTSNELSGVGGGVSYGFINDTGNFALKRSSNDNPVWQSFDHPTDTLLPGMSLGSNEAISSRLSETNFTTGRFQYRLTSDGTMALNATDLTTGYAYEAYHISDISNAGHTQRFVYNESGYMYILRKDGSMYNMLPENYTPSKDYYQRFILAFDGILMLYSAPKTSVTDGWSLFQITPRNMCIERAMRNLGTGICGSNSICSLNADKRPVCTCPLGYSRLDPDDQFGRCKPNFKLQSCEGNAAEISMKDEYNLVRLTNTDFTYNDYERVSSNNEEDCKNACLKDCYCAAASFQLFGDNSGCWKKKAPLFNGRTDSSVTDGFWIKVRKANISNDPLNPYVNFPPLTAKNKTKALNKVLIGGSVSVNILLLTAIGLGIFFTYHKKQLKGFDEVQRKTLRAYSKVHYFSYQELNEATNGFQEELGRGSFGIVYKGMISGGGLSTFVAVKKLDRISGDTDKEFKTEVNVIGQTHHKNLVQLVGFCKEEDQRLLVYEYMSNGSLADYIFRDSKPSWIERVLIAQGTAKGLLYLHEECSTQIIHCDIKPQNILLDEYQNARISDFGLAKLLILNQTQTNTAVRGTKGYVAPEWFRNKPVTVKVDVYSFGVLLLEIICCRKSVCMDLFEGEGAILTDWAFDCYQSNRLNSLVNDDMEAITDMIRLKKFVMVALWCIQEDPSVRPTMRTVTQMLEGLAEVPDNLPCPSSFSVTTQY